Part of the Mauremys reevesii isolate NIE-2019 linkage group 4, ASM1616193v1, whole genome shotgun sequence genome is shown below.
acttgcCATCTCCGCAGCCAGATCTGTCAGGCCCTTATTAGACTCTTCCTCTGGCCTCCCATCTCCATGCGCACCACCGTGCAAAATGCAGCCACTTAACTCTTCCATGCAGATCGTACCACTTTGCTGGATCTCCATCCGCAATCATATCACCTCTTTGTCCGAGGTGCTACCTAACTCTGCCTCTTCCTTCTTATCCTCCCTTGTCTGGCTTTATGTTGCCCCCCCAACCTCCACTATTCCTGCCCAGTTGTCAGCCTCTAGCACAGTCACCTTTGTGCCTCCTTCTGGGCAGCCCCCTATGCCTGGTGCAATCTCAGTGACCACATCCTGTCCACATTTAAGTCTCTCTTTACAGACCCACTTCTGCCATGTGGTGAATTTAGTTGACTTGTGTACAGGTTTCCTATTTGTTACTCCACTTCCCGCAGTCTCTGTCTCCTTGTGTCCTTTGACTGTGAGCaacttggggcagggacagttcCTTTTTGAACATCCGGAAAACACATAGCCCACTGGAGGCACCACCACCAGCTGATTGATTATTACGCAATACACTCTCATGGCTATTAGCAGATAgaagggacagggagctgggttCTGTCTTGAGCAGATAGCAGCTGATATCCCATATTTTCTTTTCTCCCAATGTCTGGCTATACAGCTTTGTTCTACTGCTGCCCCCCCCGGAGTTCATTTGCTGTATTGTATCATCCCATCACACTGCTGAGGGATGCTCAATTCTATCCCCTTCATCCTGACTGCATCTCTCATGAGGGGTTGTGCTTTTTCATGCCATCTGTATATTTGCCCCAAGTCCTCAGATAAGATGGACACCTGTGCACTGAGATGCCTGTCACATCACTGGGTCTGCAGCAGACTCCCTAGGGGAAAAGGCACAAGAGTTATTTTTGGGGTTCACAATGCATGCAGCAGTGCCTAGAGTATGTCAATATTTAAAGGGACATGATCAAGTCTAAAGGCCAAATTTCAGGTATGGTttaaataaatcaatccccaaaccTGATGTACACAGAAGTGTTTCTAGGGCTATTTAAAACCATGGAGCCTCTTACATTTCAAAATGAGACTGCAGCATTCTGACCCCAAACACCACAGCTTGTAACCAATTGCTCTGGCTTCACTGGCCCCCAGGGGACACATTATTTAGGTTCATCGGACAAGATTTTGATAAGTGATGTGTGATCTTGGGTGATTCCTGGGACACCTTAAAAGTGCCCCGCTTTTCATACAGGGCTGTGCACcctccctctgaaaatcagacctcaaGGTGATGGAAGATGAGCCCTCATGGGAAGTTCTTGgccttttaaaattttgtttgcaTAATctgagggcctgatcttgcagccTTAGTGCCATGAATAGTCCTTTAACAGTAGACCTGTTGAGGTCTacagccctgatcctgtaaaAATCATATGTGCTTTGGTAACTAGCCCTTAATGGCTTCATTGGGTCTGTTCACTAATAAGCATTTGTAGGCATGGCACTACTTCCTTGAAGGGATTGCAGGTTCAGACCATCTAGCTATGACTTACTCCACAGGTAAATAACTATGTCTTCCATAATCTAGAGAGTGCTATGTTAACTAGTCACTTAAACACATTTATTGCAATGGGAAATCTTGATTGTATTATGCAGCTAGCTGTTAGGATAGACAAACAGTTTTGGAGGCCTGATTCCTAGAACATGCCACTGACTGGTGTTCCCTTCAGACAATCCTTTTGGGGACTATGTGGTAAGATCATCCTGATGTTCTGTACACCATCAAACCCTGCTTCAGTTCCTGCCCCAAGGCAAGAAAATAGAAAAGGTTTGAAAGGCTGAAAACTGTCACCCACTTTCTGATGTACTGAATGTTTCAACATAGTAAACAAagggttggtttaaaaaaaaaaaaaggcaaaaaaagttGGAATATTTATATCTGTCTTTTGCAGTGGGCCACGATTTAGCATCTCCCACAAAATGATTAAGTGATGAAAAAAGATGTAGTTCATAAAGTTATTTgcacttgattaaaaaaaattgtatctgaactttgtaaaaagaaatgtttgcattttgtattgtctttttaattattaaattgAATTTCTTGGTGTTGTGTTGATCTTTTAGAAATTGGTTCTGCTACTTATTTTGAAGATTTCTAACAGTGGGGCATGAGTGTTTTCTTTCAGAGATTAGAGaagtttcaaaagcacctaaatccccTTGACTTTCAGTCAGACTAAAGCACCAATACGGCAAACACACCTAAAGTAATTTTACCACAATGAGGAGCCCCATTGAAATCTAGTCCTATCCCCAATGCTAGCACAGGATTCTTCTTCAAGGCTTAGATTTTGTCCATCTCTGCTTCTATAGCAGCTGGGAGTTCTCTGCTGCCCATGAGGTGTTAGTGACTGGTATGTGCATAGGGCAGCTCAGGTTGGTGCTCCAACCTCCTCCACTCCAATTCTTAATCCTCTCTAGCACTGCACTATCCCATCCTGCTGCTGCTTAATGTGTCTAGCTCCCCTCACCCTCCATTTCCTATCACTCATTCCTTAGCCCCCCCATCTCATTTCCCATTGCTGATCAACCCTCACTATCCTCAAATCCCTAGTGTTAGCCATGACCCAGTGTGACAGTATAAACCATCACAAAGTAGGAAAAAAAGTCAGTCCTCCAAGCAGCAGCTGTAAATAGTGGCCACACCCAGCATGTTAGAACAAGAGGGTGGTCCAGCTGGCTCTAATAAAACATTAATGCTTGCAGAAGCTGCTGGGAGAAATCAGGGGCTATATAAATCAGGCCCAGCTCAGTGCAAGGGTAGAGTTCATTTCAGGAAGGGGATGCTGTTGCTGAAGGAGCTGGGTGAAAAAGCTGGAACCAGACCCTCAGAAAGGAAGGTACTGATTAGGGAGTCTGGGTACAAGCAGGCTGGCTTCCCCTTCATTTGAAATTTCCCCCCCCCAAAGGGGAAGATTTTAATTGCACTTGTGCACTGAACATGCTTAGATTTAAAAGCTTCCCCCACCAGCTTGCACCACATTTAGCTGTTCTGTGGACAGACCTAGATATCCATTTAAGGGCTGTTTGAAATctagtgacattttaaaaatggtttaaatAGTTTGTTACCTGTACCCGTCATCAGTTGTAGAGAAAATAAGCCAATTTTCTCCCTTCTTTGTGGGTCTCTCAGTAAAAAAGACAAACTAATTGAATTTTCCACCCAACTCAGCAGATAAGACAGACAACAACTGGGTACTCAAACCATTTATTGCTGCCAGTTTAGTAGAGGCGCTGTGGCTTGCCCATGGTGCTTTTAATGTACAACGCACGCACGTTCTGCCAGTTCTTCTTCAGCAAGGACACCAGGAAGTTGATGGCCAGGTGAATGTTGTAGACTAGCTCATCCTCCGTCATTTTCACATGGCCAACAGCCACAGCCAGACAGAGCACCTGGGGACATAGAAAGCAATGTCACTAGACTCTAATGGTGTAGACTTTGCAGGGAACTGCCTTGACTGGAAAGGAATGTGTATCAAAACTTAGCCAGCAGGGTTAAAGTCTAACTATAGTCACTTTACAGACCACCCTGCACTAGCTGAAACCTGCAGGCAATTAACATTAAGGCCTGCCTTCTCTTGGGAATTTCTCACTTGGGCTGGGTTTAAGTTAtaactactattttttttttaagggataaATCCAATGTATGTGGTTTAAAATTCCCCTGTTTTTCTGTGACCTGTAAATGCTGCTGTATACATTCCAAGCATTTTAAAAAGCGACGGACCCGGTAAATACAAGATCTGTAAATTCAGACATTCTAGAGCTGAATAATGGTTTAACAGCTCAAAACCTACTCTTCCAGTTTGCATAGCAGTAGCTAGAAGGCTTAAGAGCGCACGTTAAGTTTGCCAACTGGCTTCCATGCTCATTAACATGTATGCTTAACATCTAACTGCAAACGTTGTTGAAAATCTGACAACGTACATAGGTGTTTCATCTTCTgttcaaagtgctctacaaagaCAGTAAATGTcattccctatctataaaatgaggcTAATCTAAGGCATACAGAACCAGTGGCACAccaaggaacagaacccaagtctaAGGCCTAATTTACTATATTGTCTCATACACCCTTGCCTCCACAAATACTGCCCAGCATTAACCCATGCTGCACAGATTAGTCATATTAGATTTTTCATATTGTAAGATACAGAGCTGACTTGTTTTTTGCCCCTAACCAACAAGTCTTTCTAGTAACCAAATAAAGAACATGCACTCAGACCAAGTCTTTGATGCCAAATTTGCTGAGCTGAAGCATACAGCCAAACTACAGACTGAAGAAAAAAGGGCTTATAAAAAAAACATGACTTAGTTTCCTTTCAAACTGTTTTAAAGCAGGTGCCCTGTTAAGGTCGATCAGGAATAGTTCTCTTCAGATGGGCTGGAGCTGATTTAGCACAGTACTTACATGCGTGCTTAAGCCTTAGAAACAGACTTGTTAACTGAACTGAGTCAGGTTTACACCACCATAGTGCCCAACAGATAATGAATATGCATTTGAATTAGGGCTTCAGTGAGCATTTAGGGTCCCCAGCATTCTGCAATATCAGGCTCTCCTCCagtttctcttcccccccccccccaaaaaagtcaaCTACTGACAAATTACATTCTCCCCTCAAGTCAGCAGCTGAATGCTCTAGTTGTGTTCCCTAAATGCACAGAAGGGGACTGAACAGATATTGATCACTGGCTTTATCATTATCttgaaccagctagagcgaatggcccaggatagaagactatggagatctgtggttggcagcccataccccggttggggtgacgggcatgaatgaatgataaGAAAGAAGCTGAAGGATACCTGCAGTTCAGCCCTGAGAGTAGAAATCCACATACCAGGGCAGGCAGCTAGTTGCTTCATTAAATCCCACCCCCCACAGGCCACACAACTGACTTCAGAGGTTGGAGTTtacttattttttcttctttttttaccTTCTTCATTTGAAATTTGATAGTAGACTTGACCTCGTCAATCTTGGCCACCATGTTCTCATTgtgggtgaggagggaggggaactTGCCAGCTTTGTTCAGCCCTGGACCCAGGATACGAGGAATCTGTTTGATCAGAGACTCAGAAGCCAGGAAGGCATCGTACTTCTTAGCTATGGGAGAAAAAATGTAATGCATGTGTGATTGCACTTTTTGCTCATTTTAATTCTGGGCTTGATTTCCTCCTCAACTAGCAGCACTTTGCAAGTTTCTCTAAGAGCAACTAATTAaagcaggggtaagcaacctatggctcacatgccaaaggtggcacgtgagctgattttcagtggcactcacactgcccaggtcctggccacccatccggggggatctgcattttaatttaattttaaatgaagcttcttaaacgttttaaaaaccttatttactttacataaaatagtttagttatatgttatagacttatagaaagagaccttctaaaaacgctaaattgtattactggcatgtgaaactttagagtgaataaatgaagactcggcacaccacttctgaaaggttgtcgacccccgAATCAAAGCGTTCACACCAAAGACTCATTGTGTATTTACAGACTCTTCAGAGACTCTAGAACTAAGTCACAAGGTTGGCCAAgcctacactagggcttttgccagtataTCTGTTAGGAATGTGATTTTATAATTTGATAAGAAAATgacctagtgtagatgcagttataccagaaAAGATAAGACCAGACAGTATGAGTAGATGGCTCAAGCCAGCAACCATACTTCAAATCCAGTAGCCAACTTCTCCCTAACAAGGTAGTGAGCAGGAGTCTGGCTGCTGGAGGACTCCACACTGGTCACATTTGGCACTGCAGGAGTGTTAACTATCTGTGACACCCTTCCCCTCCACCAGAGATGTGTTACAGGTATACTAGCCCTTCAGAATTCTACTCACCCAGCTTTTTCACTAGCTTCTTGTTCTTGTTGAGTTTCTTCAGAGCCTCGATGTCCATGTGAGGGATATCAACCGCTTTGGCCTCATCACAGTGTTGCTGGTCCCCCAGCACGCAGACTGAGAATTTAGGGCGTGGGGTGGACTTGAGCCTGTCAGGAAGGGAAGAGGACACCACATACTGTCACTATGCACTGTCAGCACCACACACCTTGAGGGGAGCACACAGAGCCACAGCAGAAAAACCTTACCACAGTCACCTGCAATTCTTCATCCACCAGCCTCTAATCTGGCTTCTCCAATTGGTCGGTGGGATCAGCACAGAAGCCTCACCACACCTCCCCTCATGTTTTAAGACCCAGGGTAGGGGTCCGTCCAGCCACacccatttagagatctggggggTCTGAACTACCCGGGCAATTCAGCACTGCACCCTCCTGCCATTGTATCAAGCAGTCAATGTGCTGCTCACCACATGTACATTCAAAGTGCCTggagggagtggggtgcaggctgAAGGCTGGGTGGGATCAGAAAATGCCGAACCTGACTGTGCCAGAGAAACGCTTGTCCTTCTGTGGATCATAGTTTTTCAGACTGATCTGCAACTCCACAGTTTCCGTAAACCTAataaacagaaaaagaaacaggCCAGGTCAGAATTTAAGAATCCAGTAAAACCAGATGAATAGCAATAAACATGGGGGAAAAACTGTAGTAACATCTAGACGAGCATAGAGACACTGCCAcaaacccttccccctccctctcttcaCCAGAGATTTCCAGTCATGGAGTTGGCATTTGGGGAAGGGCGCTACCCACAGCAGAGCAGAGTTCTTACTTGCGTGGTTTCACTTGAGTCCCTTGCAGGACCTCCTTCACCGCTTCATACAAGGTGTCACGGGAAACTTTGCTGCTGTAGATGTGAAAGGCACAAAGAGCAGGTCAGGCACTTGAAAGGATCAACTGAATCACTCTGTACAGGTTGAAAATGTAGGTACATTAGCATCTAAAACCACCTTTAATCCTGACAACCAGGGGAGTTGTTGAGCCCACAGCATTCAATTCCCCTGTAATGATGTGCACTCAAAAACAACAGTCTGGGGCCAGTGCAGCACAGATAAAAATGAAACTGACATGCCCAGGTTCACTGTGAAGGCCCAGGAAAGTGCAAAAATGACTGAACAACAACAATGGTGAATTGGAAGTTAGATCCATTGTTCTTTCAGCTTTACTCTCAGCAGGGTGACTCCATTTTTAAATACAATAACAATTTCTCTTTTCAGACCATTTCACTCCACAGCCCCAGAGACGCTGAagccagaaaagcagccacaCTGAAGGTTTCTTCCTTAGTGAGCCTTAACCCCACCATGGAAGGGCCCATTCTAGGAACAAGAGTATAAAGAGTTTATAAAATATAGCCGGGTTCAAAGAATCAGCTAAGTTCATGGAGAGCAAGTCCCtcaacagctattagccaagatggtcagggactcaAGCCCATGCTCCGCGAgtccctaaacctctaactgccagGAGCCGGGACTGGACAACGGGACACCCCGCTGTGTTCGCTCCCTCCGCAGCAGCCGGCCCCGCTTGATCCgaccagcccagccctgctcaggGCCGGGTGGTTGCGCGCGGGGACGCGGCGGCTCTCAGCCTCGGGGGACCTACCCGGGATCCACCTGCAGAGAGGCCCCCAAGCCGCCCCCGGCCAGGCGGGACCAGCTGAGCACGGGCCAGGCCGGTGCAGACGGTACCCGGTGGCGCTACCCACCCGCCGTGCCTTGGCCCAGCCCGCCTGGCCAAGGGGCCACACAGGAGGCGACCCCCACAGGGAAGGGCCCAGGCAGGTTCCCGCCCCCACATCGCCTCCCTGACCCCCCGCCGGCCGCAGCGCGGAGGGGCCCTGCGCCGGCCGGGGAGGGAGCAGAGACCCTCCGGGCCCACCCGCGCCTCGCACCCCGGCTCAGCCCCCCAGCGGAGTCAGTTCCCGCGGGAGGGCCGCACCGGGCCCCCGTCTGCCTAACGCGGGAGCCGGGCCCGCCGCCGGGGTCAGCTGGGGGCGGATGGCACCGGATTGAGCCCCCCGGACACGCACCTCATCTTGGGACCGGCCCTCGCCGACTCCGGGTACCGCGGGTGCCGCCGGGCGGAAAGGGGTGGGGGCGCTCAAATCGCGCTATAAATAGTGCATGGTCTCGCGAGACATGGGGGCGCCATCTTGAGAGAGGCAGGCTGTAGGGGAGGGGATAGCCTAGCGTCAGGACAGAGCTAGGTGCTGCTGTGCCGTGGTAGCGGGATATACTTGTGAGCAGAGTGGGCTGTGCATCTTAAGAGCGCCCTTTATTTCCTTTAAGTGCAAACCATAGCTTGGCGATTTATTGCACCCTTTTCTGCATCTTTCTTTTCCAGTGCCTGATTACTGAGCAAATGGGAATGAGCTGCAGTTTAGAGCCGGGGGTTGGCTTGGTGGTGGAGGGATTCAGTCCATGAATGTGTTGTTCAGAGCCTGTAGAGTCTTTGCTCAACTCTGGAGTGGGCTAGGTGCAGATGCTTTTGCACTAGAAGGTGGTTCTGGAGGTGAGTTAGGAGCTCTGGGCAGTCTCCCATGCTAGCTGTTTCACACTAGTTTGTGCCTGGGGTAAGATTCTTCCCTTGTTATGTATCAGAGAGGTGGCTgagttagtctagatctgtaaaagcagcagagtcctgtggcaccttatccTAACAGAcattattggagcatgagctttcatgggtgaatacccacttcatcggtgctccaatatgtctgttagtctataaggtgccataggactctttgctgcttttccttatTACATTGGTAACATAAGTGTGAACATGAAAAGAGCTCAGTCCTACCATGTCCCAGTGGGGAGTGGCTGTAATCAGTATCTCAATGGCATCTCATGGCTTTTAAGCTCTTATTTTGGTTTCAGGTGGAGTTGAGGGTGTTTGgctctttgcagaatcaggctagGGGCATGTGGCCTGCTGTGAGTCTTTTGTGGAGCGGAGCCCTGGGGGTTCAGTACAATTTGCCACAGGTTtgccttttaaacaaataattcccAAGATTACAATTGGCACTGGCTTCATCCACAACTAAAGATTCCTATCAAACAAAATCTAACACAGTTGCAATTTAGGGCATGCCTACCCTGCAATAAAAGACATGTAGCTGGCCCAGGCTTGTGGACTTAGGCTCTAAGATCCTGTGAGGAGGGTGGGTCCTAGATCCTGGGCTCTAGCCCAAGCTctaacatctacactgcaattttatagccctacaGCGAGAGCCCTGCAAGCCCATGTCAACTCACCTTGTTGCCAGTCTCTTAGttcagtgtggacatacccctaGAGTCTGTGGCATCAGACGTTGGGGTGAGAAGTACACATTTCAGGTATTCTCCTTCATACCAGTCAGTGGGAGAAGCAATAAAATGTATGTTCTCTTTCCCGCCCCCAATCCCACTGTTAGCTGTATTTTGTCAAACAGTGAGTGCTACTGGGTTTAATGTTTGCCAATCTGATGGCACATCACGCTGCAACAGCATTCTGCAGCAATGTCTTCAGCAAGTTTGCTTCCTCCCCTCTGGATCTGAGGGTCATTGACAGTCCTGGGCCCCCTCGCTGGAATCAGAGGCCTGCAGCCGTCCCCACCCCTGCTTCACACTGAGTGACACCCCGAAGACACTATTAGCTTCCCTGGCAAAGACTGAGGGCAGAGGCCTCACGGTTGTTAGCGCGCATGCTCTTGATTTTCGTACATGCGCATTGGTGGCACAGTTGAGTGCGTTCCGAAGGCGCTCTCGCTGTTCCTGTTCCGGGGGAGGAGTTAGCGGGCCCCGGAACCTGGATGGGCGGCGGCGAGTGGTTGGAGCCCGAGGGCAGAGGCTGGGCCATGCAGGTTGCGGGGCGGGGCTCTAGGAGCTGGGCCCGGTGCATGGCGGTCAGGCGGCGGACTCGGCCCGCTCGGGCATCCTCAGGTGGGTGCCTATAGTGGGGGCGGCccgagggggtgggggagccggGACTAGGCGGCTGCGCCCCCCGCCTGGGCTCGGTCCTGCGGTCTGGAGACCCCATTTCCCGGCACCTTACCCGCCGCCCCCGGTACATCCTCGGGCCCTGTCCTCCCAGcggccccaccccccggccctccGCTAACCCCCCACGGCCCCACGCTAACCCCCCGgccctatcccccccccccgccccccgcgcccACCCTCCCGGCCCTAGCGCCCCCCGCTAGTCCCCCCCGGGCCCTGTAACACCCCACGGCCCCGCTAACACCCCCGGCCATATCACCCCCACGGCCCCCGCTAACCCCACGGCCCTATCGCCCCCCCGCTAGTCCCCCCCGGGCCCTGTAACACCCCCCCAGCCATGtcaccccaccactgcccccccgCTAACCCCCAcggccctgccacccccacggcCCCACGCTAACCCCCCGGCCCTATCGCCCCCCCGCTAGTCCCCCCCGGGCCCTGTAATACCCCCACGGCCATGTCACCCCCATGGCCCCCGCTAACACCCCGGCCATATCACCCCCATTGTCCCCCTAACCCCGGCCCTATCGCCCCCGCTAGTCCCCAGGCCCTGTAACACCCCACGGCCCCCGCTAACCCCCACGGCCCTGTCACCCCTACTGTCCCCGCTAACCCCTCCCGGCCCTATTGCCCCCGCTAGTCCCCCGGGCCCTGTAACACCCCAGCCATATCACCCCCATGGCCCCTGCTAACCCCCACGGCCCCCACTAACCCCGGCCATATCACCCCACGGCCCCACGCTAACCCCGGCCCTATCGCCCCGCTAGTCCCCGGGCCCTGTAACACCCCTCCGGCCATATCACCCCCCACGGCCCCCCGCTAACACCCCCCCGGCCATATCACCCCCCATTGTCCCCCCGCTAACCCCCCCCGGCCCTATCGCCCCCCCGCTAGTCCCCCCCGGGCCCTGTAACACCCCCACGGCCCCCGCTAACCCCACGGCCCTGTCACCCCTACTGTCCCCGCTAACCCCTCCCGGCCCTATTGCCCCCGCTAGTCCCCGGCCCTGTAACACCCCAGCCATATCACCCCCATGGCCCCCTGCTAACCCCCACGGCCCCCACTAACCCCCGGCCATatcacccccagccccacgctaACCCCTCTTGGCCCTATCACCCCGGCCCCACGCTAACCCCGGCCCTATCGCCCCCGCTAGTCCCCTGGGCCCTGTAACACCCCATGGCCCCCACTAACTCCCGGCCCtgtcaccccactgcccccgctAACCCCTGGCCCTATCACCCCCACTAGTCCCCCAGCCATGTCACCCCGGCCCCACGCTAACACCCCGGCCCCACGCTATCCCCTGGCCCCCACTACCTCCCCGGGCCCTGCCACCCGCTAACACCCCGGGCCCTGTCctatcctccccaggccctgtcctCCCAACAGCCCCCACTAACCCCGGCCCTGTCCTCCCAATGGCCCCCGCTAACCCCATCCTCTGCTACCTCCCCTGGGCTCTGCCACCCACCCCTAACACCCCTGGGCCCTGTCCTCCTACGGCCCTCCGCTAACCCCCTGGGCCCTGTCCTCCTAACGGCCCTCCGCTAACCCCGGGCCCTGTCCTCCTAACGGCCCCGCTGTCCCCGGGCCCTGTCACCCCATGGCCCCCGCTAACCCCTgggcccttcccaccccacagcccctgctaaaCCCCACAGCCATGCCACACCCATGACCCCTACTAACCCCCAGGCCCTGTCCTCCCAG
Proteins encoded:
- the RPL10A gene encoding 60S ribosomal protein L10a, whose product is MSSKVSRDTLYEAVKEVLQGTQVKPRKFTETVELQISLKNYDPQKDKRFSGTVRLKSTPRPKFSVCVLGDQQHCDEAKAVDIPHMDIEALKKLNKNKKLVKKLAKKYDAFLASESLIKQIPRILGPGLNKAGKFPSLLTHNENMVAKIDEVKSTIKFQMKKVLCLAVAVGHVKMTEDELVYNIHLAINFLVSLLKKNWQNVRALYIKSTMGKPQRLY